From Erigeron canadensis isolate Cc75 chromosome 8, C_canadensis_v1, whole genome shotgun sequence, one genomic window encodes:
- the LOC122611352 gene encoding COP9 signalosome complex subunit 5a-like has protein sequence MDPYNTFSSSAAMAQKTWELENNIVTMETPQSSESDSIFYYDETAQAKFQQEKPWANDPHYFKRVKVSALALLKMVVHARSGGNIEVMGLMQGKTDGDCIIVMDAFALPVEGTETRVNAQADAYEYMVDYSTTNKQAGRLENVVGWYHSHPGYGCWLSGIDVSTQMLNQQFQEPFLAVVIDPTRTVSAGKVEIGAFRTYPEGYKPSDEPVSEYQTIPLNKIEDFGVHCKQYYSLDTTYFKSSLDCHLLDLLWNKYWVNTLSSSPLLGNGDYVAGQISDLAEKLEQAEGQLTHSRYGPLIAPPQRKKEEESQLAKITRDSAKITVEQVHGLMSQVIKDILFNSVRQSNKSHAECSGPEPMVQS, from the exons ATGGATCCGTACAACACATTCTCATCATCGGCAGCCATGGCACAAAAGACATGGGAGCTAGAAAACAACATAGTGACAATGGAAACACCACAATCATCGGAATCAGACAGCATCTTCTACTACGATGAAACAGCACAAGCGAAATTCCAACAAGAAAAGCCATGGGCAAACGACCCACATTACTTTAAACGGGTAAAGGTGTCGGCTTTAGCGTTGTTGAAGATGGTGGTACACGCAAGGTCAGGTGGGAATATAGAAGTGATGGGGTTGATGCAGGGGAAAACTGATGGGGATTGTATTATTGTGATGGATGCTTTTGCACTTCCTGTTGAAGGTACTGAAACCAGAGTCAATGCTCAAGCTGATGCTTATGAATATATGGTTGATTATTCCACCACTAACAAACAG GCAGGGAGGTTGGAAAATGTTGTGGGCTGGTACCATTCTCATCCTGGCTACGGATGTTGGTTGTCTGGTATTGATGTTTCTACACAGATGTTAAACCAGCAGTTTCAAGAGCCGTTTCTGGCTGTTGTTATTGATCCAACCAGGACTGTTTCTGCTGGGAAAGTTGAGATTGGAGCTTTTAGGACATACCCGGAAGGGTATAAGCCGTCAGATGAACCTGTGTCCGAATATCAGACTATTCCTCTTAACAAGATTGAAGACTTTGGTGTCCATTGCAAGCAG TATTACTCATTGGACACCACCTATTTTAAGTCATCTCTTGATTGTCACTTGTTGGATTTGCTTTGGAACAAGTATTGGGTGAATACACTTTCTTCTTCTCCTTTGCTTGGGAATGGTGACTATGTTGCAGGGCAGATATCAGATCTTG CTGAAAAACTGGAGCAAGCTGAAGGCCAGTTAACACATTCACGTTACGGACCTCTCATAGCCCCCCctcaaagaaagaaagag GAAGAATCCCAACTTGCCAAGATTACACGAGATAGTGCAAAGATTACTGTGGAGCAGGTTCATGGGTTGATGTCACAG GTTATCAAGGACATACTCTTCAACTCGGTTCGTCAATCAAACAAATCTCATGCAGAGTGCTCAGGCCCCG
- the LOC122580496 gene encoding heavy metal-associated isoprenylated plant protein 39-like isoform X1 — protein MAEPRKVIYGVHIHDEKCKKKAMKAISSVKGIESINFDMNSKKLTVVGIFDPICGFDKLDKVCETELLVVEVVKQEEKKEEPKKEEPKKEEEKKEPNETYRVWNYEPHYNPRMPQGGYYVIMEENPNPNCCLIS, from the exons ATGGCTGAACCCAGG AAAGTGATATATGGAGTGCATATACATGATGAAAAATGTAAAAAGAAGGCCATGAAGGCAATTTCCAGTGTTAAAG GGATTGAATCTATAAACTTTGATATGAATTCTAAGAAGCTGACGGTAGTCGGTATCTTTGATCCAATATGCGGGTTTGACAAACTAGATAAGGTTTGTGAAACGGAGCTATTAGTAGTTGAGGTAGTGAAACAAgaggaaaagaaagaagaaccAAAGAAGGAAGAACCAAAGAAAGAAGAGGAAAAGAAGGAGCCAAATGAAACTTACAGAGTATGGAACTATGAACCCCATTATAATCCTCGTATGCCACAAGGAGGTTACTATGTTATTATGGAAGAAAATCCAAATCCTAATTGCTGTCTTATTTCTTGA
- the LOC122580496 gene encoding heavy metal-associated isoprenylated plant protein 39-like isoform X2: MKAISSVKGIESINFDMNSKKLTVVGIFDPICGFDKLDKVCETELLVVEVVKQEEKKEEPKKEEPKKEEEKKEPNETYRVWNYEPHYNPRMPQGGYYVIMEENPNPNCCLIS, encoded by the exons ATGAAGGCAATTTCCAGTGTTAAAG GGATTGAATCTATAAACTTTGATATGAATTCTAAGAAGCTGACGGTAGTCGGTATCTTTGATCCAATATGCGGGTTTGACAAACTAGATAAGGTTTGTGAAACGGAGCTATTAGTAGTTGAGGTAGTGAAACAAgaggaaaagaaagaagaaccAAAGAAGGAAGAACCAAAGAAAGAAGAGGAAAAGAAGGAGCCAAATGAAACTTACAGAGTATGGAACTATGAACCCCATTATAATCCTCGTATGCCACAAGGAGGTTACTATGTTATTATGGAAGAAAATCCAAATCCTAATTGCTGTCTTATTTCTTGA
- the LOC122611334 gene encoding putative pentatricopeptide repeat-containing protein At3g25970 produces the protein MQSLKSLIYKKLYGQALKITTTFPPNTTLTNKILTQIIKSNTHLNPFQSATLIANFTRAGHLSRATYLLRHTQNPDIVVFNSLISSHARLNQPDPAFKIVNLARHLGLSPDEVTFSNLIKCCDDLDQIKVVHLAFSKLGFAQNVFLISGLIEKYVKFGCLDSAEKCFDECVCFDGVIWSVMINGYVKNGEFDKGRECFMKMSTLGFELNEFSLSSVLGGVFDVHEGEQIHGWCMKRGYLSGCSLYLNNAIMVMYGRCGFKSGAVKVFDEMPDRDVVSWTGRISVAFDCMEAFEMFRNFILRGFCEVNEYTLINVLSFVEGVEMLEMGKQIQTIVWKAGYLVDTSVCNALISMYSKTGQIQDARQVFDDMVCRDSVSWNSMVSSYSQHHHSKEAIELFSRMRNSLLQPSDYTVASMLEVSSNLKWVMQMHSLILKLGFMFTNSIICHLITLYGKCHGIDNSESVFNEIEGADVVHVNAMAGAYDRCGCYSDIQSLFHSRWNSGLDIDVITFSIALKSCGALSDLHQGRSLHSLAIKNAINVDKFVESAIIDVYSKCGSIEDAEEAFWNATNNNVVAWNAMIMGYAQFGSYSKAYDLLVKMSEFGMKPDEITYLGVLSSCSHAGMVSAAKSHLNSMYDLHGVIPCLEHYACVVDVLGKVGKLDDAKKIIDHMPMIPDARIWQILLSACNIYGMWNDMRQLRREMKNKVVCKEAGCSWIQLKGSTHYFLADDTLHPQNVEIYIKLHVLMNQMLQLPKEQHANSFGTIL, from the exons ATGCAGTCACTCAAATCCCTAATTTACAAAAAACTGTACGGACAAGCTCTTAAAATCACCACAACTTTCCCTCCAAACACAACCCTCACAAACAAAATCTTGACCCAAATCATCAAATCAAACACCCATTTAAACCCATTTCAATCCGCCACTTTAATCGCCAATTTTACACGCGCTGGCCATCTCTCACGCGCCACCTATCTCCTCCGCCATACCCAAAACCCCGATATCGTTGTTTTCAATTCCCTCATTTCATCTCACGCTCGTCTCAATCAACCCGACCCGGCTTTCAAGATTGTCAATCTTGCAAGACATTTGGGTTTGAGCCCAGATGAAGTTACTTTTAGTAACTTGATAAAATGTTGTGATGATTTGGATCAAATAAAGGTTGTTCATTTAGCGTTTTCGAAGCTGGGTTTTGCtcaaaatgtgtttttgataaGTGGGTTAATTGAGAAATATGTTAAATTTGGGTGTTTGGATTCCGCCGAAAAATGTtttgatgagtgtgtgtgttttgatggTGTGATTTGGAGTGTAATGATTAACGGGTATGTTAAAAATGGGGAATTCGATAAAGGGAGAGAGTGTTTTATGAAAATGTCGACTTTGGGGTTCGAGTTAAATGAGTTTAGTTTGAGTAGTGTGTTGGGTGGAGTGTTTGATGTTCATGAAGGTGAACAGATTCATGGGTGGTGTATGAAGAGAGGGTATTTAAGTGGGTGTTCGTTGTATCTGAATAACGCAATAATGGTGATGTATGGGAGATGTGGGTTTAAAAGTGGTGCAgttaaggtgtttgatgaaatgcctgatAGAGATGTTGTGTCGTGGACTGGAAGGATTTCTGTGGCTTTTGATTGCATGGAAGCGTTCGAGATGTttagaaattttattttgaGAGGTTTTTGTGAAGTAAATGAGTATACCTTGATAAATGTATTGTCTTTCGTTGAAGGTGTTGAGATGTTGGAAATGGGGAAGCAGATTCAAACGATTGTATGGAAGGCTGGGTATTTGGTCGATACTTCTGTTTGCAATGCGTTGATTTCCATGTACTCGAAGACCGGCCAGATCCAGGATGCTAGGCAGGTGTTTGATGACATGGTTTGTCGAGATTCTGTGTCTTGGAATTCAATGGTTAGTTCTTATTCCCAGCATCATCATTCTAAGGAAGCTATTGAGTTATTTTCTAGGATGAGAAATTCTTTGCTACAACCTAGTGATTATACTGTTGCTAGCATGCTTGAAGTATCATCCAACTTGAAGTGGGTAATGCAAATGCATTCACTTATACTTAAACTTGGATTTATGTTCACCAATTCAATCATCTGTCATCTGATTACACTTTATGGTAAATGCCACGGCATCGATAATTCTGAAAGTGTATTCAATGAGATTGAAGGAGCTGACGTGGTACATGTGAATGCAATGGCGGGGGCTTATGATCGCTGTGGATGTTATAGCGATATCCAGAGTTTGTTCCATAGCAGATGGAACTCGGGACTAGACATTGATGTCATAACTTTCAGCATAGCTCTCAAATCTTGTGGAGCATTATCTGACCTTCATCAAGGCAGATCTCTTCATTCATTGGCTATTAAAAATGCGATTAATGTGGATAAGTTCGTAGAAAGTGCTATTATAGATGTTTACAGTAAATGTGGTAGTATAGAGGATGCAGAAGAGGCGTTTTGGAATGCAACAAACAACAACGTAGTTGCATGGAATGCTATGATTATGGGATATGCTCAGTTTGGTAGTTATAGTAAAGCTTATGATTTATTAGTTAAAATGTCCGAGTTTGGAATGAAACCGGATGAAATAACTTATCTTGGAGTTCTTAGTTCATGTTCTCATGCAGGAATGGTAAGTGCAGCAAAATCTCATTTGAATTCTATGTATGATCTCCATGGAGTTATCCCATGTTTAGAACATTACGCTTGTGTGGTTGATGTCCTTGGTAAAGTTGGAAAACTAGATGATGCTAAGAAAATTATTGATCACATGCCCATGATACCTGATGCTCGAATATGGCAGATTCTTTTATCTGCATGCAATATTTATG GCATGTGGAATGATATGAGACAGTTGAGAAGGgaaatgaaaaataaagttGTCTGTAAAGAGGCTGGTTGTAGTTGGATTCAGTTGAAAGGATCGACTCATTACTTTTTAGCTGATGATACATTACATCCTCAGAATGTAGAAATTTACATCAAGCTGCATGTCCTAATGAATCAGATGCTACAACTTCCAAAAGAGCAACATGCAAATTCTTTTGGAACAATATTATGA
- the LOC122580496 gene encoding uncharacterized protein LOC122580496 isoform X3, whose translation MAEPRKVIYGVHIHDEKCKKKAMKAISSVKDKVCETELLVVEVVKQEEKKEEPKKEEPKKEEEKKEPNETYRVWNYEPHYNPRMPQGGYYVIMEENPNPNCCLIS comes from the exons ATGGCTGAACCCAGG AAAGTGATATATGGAGTGCATATACATGATGAAAAATGTAAAAAGAAGGCCATGAAGGCAATTTCCAGTGTTAAAG ATAAGGTTTGTGAAACGGAGCTATTAGTAGTTGAGGTAGTGAAACAAgaggaaaagaaagaagaaccAAAGAAGGAAGAACCAAAGAAAGAAGAGGAAAAGAAGGAGCCAAATGAAACTTACAGAGTATGGAACTATGAACCCCATTATAATCCTCGTATGCCACAAGGAGGTTACTATGTTATTATGGAAGAAAATCCAAATCCTAATTGCTGTCTTATTTCTTGA
- the LOC122611335 gene encoding protein ROH1-like produces the protein MPPTDNQGSFLNRISIRRNQVAYEHEFEDLEQFQKHVADRLSELFHPQDHQDTTANVDPPEALFSIGWFRKLLDIFLCCEAEFKALVIMGRDASNFSKSPLDRLFPEHLDRTVKALDICTALNHGIELLLHWQKLAQIAVDSLQQRPVTEGHVKRAKKALNTLLASIFIDDKENHHHTGKSAPAPASSKDHETIGNLKSLSYLFAKSWSASKQIQAMSSNLAAPRGGEPTGLVVPVYLMSSILVFVMWAMVAAIPCQERTGLGAHLQLSKQFAWAQPMIGLQDKIGEDWKKKEKKGRSGLLEETQRLEKLGMGLVEFAEGFTYPVEADKAEDMAAKVAEMGEICRRMEDGSVPLQLQVRELFHRIVRSRAEALDVLDQVNKIATPVPY, from the exons atgcCACCGACGGACAATCAAGGATCTTTCCTCAACAGAATCAGCATTCGTAGAAATCAAGTTGCTTACGAGCACGAATTCGAAGATCTTGAACAATTCCAAAAACACGTCGCTGACCGTCTCTCCGAGCTCTTCCATCCTCAAGATCATCAAGACACCACCGCAAACGTTGATCCGCCAGAGGCTCTGTTTTCCATTGGATGGTTTCGCAAACTCCTCGACATATTCTTATGCTGCGAGGCGGAATTCAAAGCGCTCGTGATCATGGGCCGTGACGCCAGCAATTTCTCAAAGTCACCATTAGACCGCCTTTTCCCCGAACACCTTGATCGTACGGTCAAAGCTCTTGATATTTGCACTGCTCTGAATCATGGAATCGAATTGCTTCTGCATTGGCAAAAACTTGCACAAATAGCCGTGGATTCGCTTCAACAACGACCCGTAACAGAAGGACATGTTAAGAGGGCCAAAAAAGCATTGAATACTTTGTTAGCCTCCATTTTCATCGATGACAAAGAGAATCATCACCACACGGGCAAATCTGCCCCTGCTCCGGCCTCCTCGAAAGATCACGAGACCATCGGAAACCTTAAATCGTTATCCTATCTTTTTGCAAAGTCATGGTCGGCCTCTAAGCAAATCCAG GCTATGTCCTCCAATCTGGCAGCCCCACGCGGCGGGGAGCCAACGGGTTTGGTAGTTCCAGTTTACTTGATGAGCTCGATTTTGGTTTTTGTAATGTGGGCAATGGTGGCTGCGATACCATGTCAAGAGCGGACGGGGCTAGGAGCACATTTACAATTATCTAAACAATTTGCATGGGCACAACCGATGATCGGGTTGCAAGACAAGATTGGGGAAGATTggaagaaaaaggagaagaAAGGGAGGAGCGGGTTGTTGGAGGAGACACAAAGATTGGAGAAACTGGGGATGGGATTGGTGGAATTTGCAGAGGGTTTTACGTATCCGGTTGAGGCGGACAAGGCAGAGGATATGGCGGCCAAGGTGGCGGAGATGGGTGAGATATGCCGGCGGATGGAGGATGGATCGGTGCCTTTGCAATTGCAAGTGAGGGAATTGTTTCATCGGATTGTGAGGAGTAGGGCTGAGGCACTTGATGTGCTTGATCAAGTTAATAAGATAGCCACACCAGTTCCATATTAA